One window from the genome of Crassostrea angulata isolate pt1a10 chromosome 2, ASM2561291v2, whole genome shotgun sequence encodes:
- the LOC128171065 gene encoding receptor-type tyrosine-protein phosphatase kappa-like → MYYGSNCNSTCSLNCRNQTCDSKSGYCLEGHETENNPLSAYVGGFVGFLSLVVIIAAVVLLYRRQTIERGVLRSPKPKLRNGSSCRNYETLELDTSTLQEETRLARTDLDQTEVKRHVTTGKVYEKLQVKNSIGDMGTYQQLLLDIPITEIGSVITEMQRDNAEGFKRDYASLPHGERSPCDAGKLSINRPKNRFQKTLPYDHSRVILRRYVGTTCDYINANYISGAERNNEYIAAQGPFETTLSEFWEMVCQDQIQQIIMLTNLTEGEKVKCYKYWPNKGKTETYGTVSVEFIEEMVYAFFTKRRFIVSQQGIKSYAVTQFHYTTWPDHETLDPLCLVIFHNHVANETVAQGISPTLVHCSTGTGRTGTYIALDYLYKTGKMSGSVNVAEYVKTMRENRMNMVETFNQYVAVFLALQEAFQAKPALQSKKQFLNKVTSLMKKGNMISTSLKEEHEILKKLCSAYTDDGYKAEKQHMENSGKDAVLLVNKYRPHLTSTVLARGSFIDAIVASTYTKDNGFIITQYPSHDNVVEFIRLIVDYECRTVICLDPLHHIKSSKAWMPSPSSEMVVSPYRVVCNTCKETDLKVSTLIMHKEMEEPFCITVAEPIYEFGSKLQNDVTCLCNLVSFALNRPRNSPIAVISMDGASMCGVFCAVFNAIQQITMDDNIDVFRTVRQLQTRRPELCATQDEYGLIYQAIYEYIQGLSEYVSLN, encoded by the exons ATGTACTATGGATCAAATTGTAACTCAACCTGCAGCCTAAATTGCCGAAACCAAACTTGTGATTCTAAAAGCGGATATTGCCTAGAA GGACACGAGACCGAGAACAATCCTTTGTCTGCTTATGTTGGTGGATTCGTTGGATTTCTGTCTCTTGTGGTGATAATAGCCGCGGTCGTACTTCTGTATAGAAG GCAAACCATTGAGAGGGGCGTACTGAGGTCACCAAAACCTAAACTAAGAA ATGGGTCTTCATGCCGAAATTACGAAACATTAGAATTAGACACCAGCACTTTGCAAGAAGAAACAAGATTGGCTCGAACAGATTTAGACCAAACGGAAGTTAAACGTCATGTGACCACTGGTAAGGTCTATGAAAAACTGCAGGTGAAGAATTCGATTGGTGATATGGGCACCTACCAACAGTTGTTGCTCGATATTCCGATAACTGAAATAGGATCAGTTATAACAGAGATGCAGAGAGACAATGCTGAGGGGTTTAAACGGGATTATGCG tCCCTACCACATGGCGAAAGATCCCCATGCGACGCAGGAAAATTATCCATAAATCGTCCGAAAAATAGATTTCAAAAAACACTTCCAT aTGACCACTCTAGAGTAATCCTTAGACGGTACGTAGGAACAACTTGTGATTACATCAACGCCAACTACATTAGT GGAGCCGAACGAAATAATGAATACATTGCTGCTCAAG GTCCATTCGAAACAACTTTATCTGAGTTCTGGGAGATGGTGTGCCAAGATCAGATACAGCAGATAATCATGTTGACAAATCTTACAGAAGGAGAAAAG gtAAAATGCTACAAATACTGGCCAAATAAAGGAAAAACGGAAACGTATGGAACAGTTTCTGTTGAATTCATTGAAGAAATGGTGTACGCTTTCTTCACCAAGAGAAGATTTATAGTGTCTCAACAAGGG ATAAAATCATATGCGGTAACTCAATTCCATTATACCACGTGGCCTGATCACGAGACCCTAGATCCTCTGTGTTTGGTCATATTTCACAATCACGTGGCCAATGAAACTGTTGCTCAAGGAATATCCCCAACCCTAGTTCATTGCAG CACAGGAACTGGTCGCACGGGTACATACATAGCTCTTGACTATCTTTACAAAACTGGAAAGATGTCTGGCAGTGTAAATGTAGCGgaatatgtaaaaacaatgaGGGAAAACCGAATGAACATGGTTGAAActttt AATCAATATGTGGCAGTGTTCCTTGCATTGCAAGAAGCTTTTCAAGCCAAGCCTGCATTGCAATCAAAGAAACAGTTTTTGAATAAAGTTACATCACTAATGAAGAAAGGAAATATGATTTCTACTTCGCTAAAAGAGGAACACGAG attttaaagaaattgtgtTCAGCATACACGGATGACGGTTACAAGGCGGAAAAACAGCATATGGAAAATTCTGGGAAAGATGCAGTTTTACTTG TCAATAAATATAGGCCTCATCTGACATCAACTGTTCTTGCCAGGGGGAGCTTTATCGACGCTATTGTTGCTTCC ACATATACCAAGGACAACGGATTCATTATTACACAGTACCCGTCACATGACAACGTTGTTGAGTTTATTCGTCTCATAGTTGACTATGAATGCCGCACAGTCATTTGCCTGGATCCCCTACACCATATCAAATCA AGCAAAGCATGGATGCCATCGCCATCATCTGAAATGGTCGTGTCTCCATACAGAGTAGTCTGCAATACCTGCAAAGAAACTGACCTGAAGGTGTCAACTTTAATTATGCACAAAGAGATG gaagaaCCATTCTGTATTACAGTAGCTGAACCTATATACGAATTTGGCTCAAAACTTCAGAACGATGTGACATGTCTTTGTAACTTGGTCTCATTTGCCCTTAATCGCCCAAGGAACAGTCCTATAGCTGTTATAAGCAT GGATGGTGCCTCAATGTGTGGTGTCTTTTGTGCTGTGTTTAACGCCATACAACAAATAACTATGGATGACAACATTGACGTGTTTAGAACAGTCCGACAACTACAGACAAGGAGACCAGAGTTATGCGCCACACAA GATGAATACGGATTAATCTATCAAGCCATTTACGAATATATTCAAGGTTTGTCAGAATATGTTAGCCTGAATTAG